The Brassica napus cultivar Da-Ae chromosome C7, Da-Ae, whole genome shotgun sequence genome has a segment encoding these proteins:
- the LOC106364753 gene encoding putative clathrin assembly protein At1g25240 encodes MMKLWKRASGALKDRKSLFSISFSRRASVRNPDLDSAIIHATSHDDSSVDYHHAHRVYKWIRSSPANLKPLVHSLSSRVNRTRSWIVALKALMLVHGVLCCKVPSLQEMRRLPFDLSDFSDGHSRPSKTWGFNALIRAYFSFLDQYSFFLSDQIRSRTRKPQVDSVNQELESIEKLQSLLHTLLQIRPMADNMNKTLILEAMDCVVIEIFDIYGKICSGIAKLLIKISPAAGKAEAVMALKIVKKATSQGEDLALYFEFCKKFGVSNAHEVPKFVRIPQENIEAMEKAIKGVEQKEETREDHEEEVVEEKSTILVAERPQLKTIITDKWEVFEDDYSFTCKDNIKETDQPRNYNVDPSLLPLIVIDEPIYLTHTLPDLITF; translated from the coding sequence aTGATGAAGCTATGGAAACGAGCTTCCGGTGCTCTCAAAGACCGGAAAAGCTTGTTCTCCATCAGCTTCTCCCGGAGAGCCTCCGTCCGTAACCCTGACCTTGACTCAGCCATCATCCACGCAACCTCTCACGACGACTCATCCGTCGACTACCACCATGCTCACCGTGTCTACAAATGGATCCGCTCCTCTCCAGCAAACCTCAAGCCTCTTGTCCACTCGCTTTCCTCACGTGTTAACCGGACAAGAAGCTGGATCGTTGCCTTGAAAGCCCTAATGCTCGTCCACGGTGTCCTTTGCTGCAAAGTCCCGTCCCTACAAGAGATGCGTCGCCTCCCTTTCGACCTCTCTGACTTCTCGGACGGTCATTCACGTCCCAGCAAGACTTGGGGCTTCAACGCATTAATACGAGCCTACTTCTCGTTTCTTGACCAGTACTCTTTCTTTTTATCCGACCAAATCCGTTCCCGGACTAGAAAACCTCAGGTAGATTCTGTTAACCAAGAGCTCGAAAGCATCGAGAAGCTTCAGTCTCTTCTCCATACGCTTCTCCAAATACGTCCAATGGCTGACAACATGAATAAGACGCTTATTCTTGAAGCTATGGACTGCGTAGTGATTGAGATCTTCGACATATATGGTAAAATCTGTAGCGGTATAGCCAAACTACTAATTAAAATCAGTCCAGCTGCTGGAAAAGCAGAAGCTGTGATGGCTCTTAAGATTGTAAAGAAGGCTACATCTCAAGGAGAAGACCTAGCTCTCTACTTTGAGTTTTGCAAAAAGTTTGGGGTCTCAAACGCGCATGAAGTCCCAAAGTTTGTCAGAATTCCACAAGAAAACATTGAAGCAATGGAGAAAGCCATTAAAGGAGTTGAACAGAAAGAGGAGACAAGAGAGGATCACGAGGAGGAAGTAGTGGAAGAAAAGAGTACCATATTAGTAGCTGAGAGGCCTCAGTTGAAGACAATCATAACCGATAAATGGGAGGTTTTTGAAGACGACTATAGTTTCACATGTAAGGATAATATTAAAGAAACTGATCAACCTAGAAACTACAACGTGGATCCCAGTTTGTTGCCTCTTATAGTTATCGATGAGCCAATTTACTTGACTCACACGTTACCTGATTTGATTACCTTCTAA